A single genomic interval of Streptomyces graminofaciens harbors:
- a CDS encoding L-threonylcarbamoyladenylate synthase, producing the protein MARRYDTNDATDRATGLREAASAVRRGELVVLPTDTVYGIGADAFSSEAVADLLQAKGRGRAMPTPVLIGSPNTLHGLVTDFSEMAWELVDAFWPGALTLVAKHQPSLQWDLGDTRGTVAVRMPLHPVAIELLTEVGPMAVSSANLTGEPAPENCDAAEAMLGDSVSVYLDGGPTPGIVPSSIVDVTGKVPVLLRAGALSAEELRKVVPDLEVAN; encoded by the coding sequence ATGGCACGGCGATACGACACCAACGACGCCACCGACCGCGCGACCGGTCTGCGCGAGGCCGCGTCCGCCGTCCGCCGGGGCGAGCTCGTGGTGCTGCCGACGGACACCGTCTACGGCATCGGCGCCGACGCGTTCTCCTCGGAGGCCGTGGCCGATCTGCTCCAGGCCAAGGGCCGGGGCCGTGCCATGCCCACGCCCGTCCTCATCGGCTCCCCGAACACCCTGCACGGGCTCGTCACCGACTTCTCCGAGATGGCCTGGGAGCTGGTCGACGCCTTCTGGCCGGGCGCGCTCACCCTCGTCGCCAAGCACCAGCCGTCGCTGCAGTGGGACCTCGGCGACACCCGTGGCACGGTCGCCGTGCGCATGCCGCTGCACCCGGTCGCCATCGAGCTGCTCACCGAGGTCGGCCCCATGGCGGTCTCCTCCGCCAACCTGACGGGCGAGCCGGCGCCGGAGAACTGCGACGCCGCCGAGGCGATGCTCGGCGACTCCGTCTCCGTCTACCTCGACGGCGGCCCGACCCCCGGCATCGTGCCGTCGTCGATCGTCGACGTCACGGGCAAGGTGCCGGTGCTGCTGCGTGCGGGCGCCCTGTCGGCGGAGGAGCTGCGCAAGGTCGTACCCGACCTCGAGGTGGCGAATTGA
- the atpA gene encoding F0F1 ATP synthase subunit alpha, protein MAELTIRPEEIRDALENFVQSYKPDAASREEVGTVTLAGDGIAKVEGLPSAMANELLKFEDGTLGLALNLEEREIGAIVLGEFSGIEEGQPVSRTGEVLSVAVGEGYLGRVVDPLGNPIDGLGEIETTGRRALELQAPGVMARKSVHEPMETGYKAVDAMTPVGRGQRQLIIGDRQTGKTALAVDTIINQRDNWRSGDVNKQVRCVYVAIGQKGSTIASVRGALEEAGALEYTTIVAAPASDPAGFKYLAPYTGSAIGQQWMYEGKHVLIIFDDLSKQADAYRAVSLLLRRPPGREAYPGDVFYLHSRLLERCAKLSDDLGAGSMTGLPIVETKANDVSAFIPTNVISITDGQCFLESDLFNAGQRPALNVGISVSRVGGSAQHKAMKQVSGRLRLDLAQYRELEAFAAFGSDLDAASKAQLERGQRLVELLKQPQYQPMPTEDQVVSVWAGTTGKMDDVPVTDVRRFEKELLEYLHRKEQGLMTSIKEGGKMSDDTLTAVADAIADFKKQFETSDGKLLGEDAPAAAK, encoded by the coding sequence ATGGCGGAGCTCACGATCCGGCCGGAGGAGATCCGGGACGCGCTGGAGAACTTCGTCCAGTCGTACAAGCCGGACGCGGCCTCGCGCGAGGAGGTCGGTACGGTCACCCTTGCCGGCGACGGCATCGCGAAGGTCGAGGGTCTGCCCTCGGCCATGGCCAACGAACTGCTGAAGTTCGAGGACGGCACCCTCGGCCTCGCGCTCAACCTGGAAGAGCGCGAGATCGGCGCCATCGTCCTCGGTGAGTTCAGCGGCATCGAGGAGGGCCAGCCGGTCTCCCGTACCGGCGAGGTCCTGTCGGTCGCCGTGGGCGAGGGCTACCTCGGCCGCGTCGTCGACCCGCTCGGCAACCCGATCGACGGCCTCGGCGAGATCGAGACGACCGGCCGCCGTGCCCTGGAGCTGCAGGCTCCGGGTGTCATGGCCCGTAAGTCGGTGCACGAGCCGATGGAGACCGGCTACAAGGCCGTCGACGCGATGACCCCGGTCGGCCGTGGCCAGCGTCAGCTGATCATCGGTGACCGCCAGACCGGCAAGACCGCCCTGGCCGTCGACACGATCATCAACCAGCGCGACAACTGGCGCTCCGGTGACGTGAACAAGCAGGTCCGCTGCGTCTACGTCGCCATCGGCCAGAAGGGCTCGACCATCGCCTCCGTGCGTGGCGCCCTCGAAGAGGCCGGCGCGCTGGAGTACACGACCATCGTCGCCGCCCCGGCGTCCGACCCGGCCGGCTTCAAGTACCTGGCGCCGTACACCGGTTCGGCCATCGGTCAGCAGTGGATGTACGAGGGCAAGCACGTCCTCATCATCTTCGACGACCTCTCGAAGCAGGCCGACGCCTACCGCGCCGTGTCGCTGCTGCTGCGCCGCCCGCCGGGCCGCGAGGCCTACCCGGGTGACGTCTTCTACCTGCACTCCCGTCTGCTCGAGCGCTGCGCGAAGCTCTCCGACGACCTGGGTGCCGGCTCGATGACCGGTCTGCCGATCGTCGAGACGAAGGCCAACGACGTCTCGGCGTTCATCCCGACCAACGTCATCTCCATCACCGACGGCCAGTGCTTCCTGGAGTCGGACCTCTTCAACGCCGGTCAGCGCCCCGCGCTGAACGTCGGTATCTCCGTCTCCCGAGTCGGTGGTTCCGCGCAGCACAAGGCGATGAAGCAGGTCTCCGGCCGCCTCCGCCTCGACCTCGCCCAGTACCGTGAGCTGGAGGCGTTCGCCGCCTTCGGTTCCGACCTGGACGCCGCGTCGAAGGCCCAGCTGGAGCGCGGTCAGCGTCTGGTCGAGCTGCTCAAGCAGCCTCAGTACCAGCCGATGCCGACCGAGGACCAGGTCGTCTCCGTGTGGGCCGGTACCACCGGCAAGATGGACGACGTCCCGGTCACCGACGTCCGCCGCTTCGAGAAGGAGCTCCTGGAGTACCTGCACCGCAAGGAGCAGGGCCTCATGACCTCCATCAAGGAGGGCGGCAAGATGTCGGACGACACCCTCACCGCTGTTGCCGACGCGATCGCCGACTTCAAGAAGCAGTTCGAGACCTCGGACGGCAAGCTTCTCGGCGAGGACGCCCCGGCCGCGGCCAAGTGA
- a CDS encoding F0F1 ATP synthase subunit delta: MNGASREALAAARERLDALTDSTSVTAASLSDELAAVTALLDREVSLRRVLTDPAQAGEAKADLAGRILGGQVSGTTADLVSGLVRSRWSQSRDLVDALEELASLAELTAAQKSGDLDDVEDELFRFGRIVSSNTELRSALTDRKAGNPAKGELLRSLLGGRAKPTTERLVTRLVTAPRGRSLESGLESLSKLAAERRNRMVAVVTSAVPLSDPQKQRLGAALAKLYGRQMHLNLDVDPEVLGGIRVQVGDEVINGSIADRLEDAGRRLAS; the protein is encoded by the coding sequence ATGAACGGAGCGAGCCGCGAGGCCCTGGCTGCCGCACGTGAGCGTCTCGACGCGCTGACGGACTCCACGTCCGTGACCGCGGCGTCGCTCTCCGACGAGCTGGCCGCCGTCACCGCGCTGCTCGACCGCGAGGTGTCGCTGCGTCGGGTCCTCACCGACCCGGCGCAGGCCGGTGAGGCCAAGGCCGACCTGGCCGGACGCATCCTCGGCGGCCAGGTCAGCGGGACGACCGCCGACCTGGTGTCCGGTCTGGTGCGCTCCCGCTGGTCGCAGTCGCGTGACCTGGTGGACGCGCTGGAGGAGCTGGCGAGCCTCGCCGAGCTCACCGCCGCGCAGAAGTCGGGCGACCTCGACGACGTGGAGGACGAGCTCTTCCGGTTCGGCCGGATCGTCTCCTCCAACACGGAGCTGCGGTCCGCGCTGACCGACCGCAAGGCGGGCAACCCGGCCAAGGGCGAGCTGCTGCGCAGCCTGCTCGGCGGCCGTGCCAAGCCCACCACCGAGCGTCTGGTGACGCGCCTGGTGACCGCGCCCCGTGGACGTAGCCTGGAGTCGGGACTCGAGTCCCTGTCCAAGCTCGCCGCCGAGCGTCGTAACCGCATGGTCGCAGTCGTCACCTCGGCGGTCCCGCTGAGCGACCCGCAGAAGCAGCGCCTCGGCGCCGCCCTCGCGAAGCTCTACGGCCGTCAGATGCACCTCAACCTCGACGTGGACCCCGAGGTCCTCGGCGGGATCCGGGTGCAGGTCGGTGACGAGGTCATCAACGGCTCGATCGCGGACCGACTCGAGGACGCCGGCCGCCGCCTGGCGAGCTAG
- the atpB gene encoding F0F1 ATP synthase subunit A has product MSADPTQVLAFETDCHIFADCGFAEVSPGLHSFLFQPLWGDGDSNLYFNKTMLLALLGSIIIVGFFWAAFRKPQVVPGKLQMVAEAGYDFIRRGVVYETIGRKEGEKYVPLVVSLFFFIWMMNLWSIVPVAQFPVTAIISYPAVLALIVYVTWVVLTFKRQGFVGFFKNVTGYDKSLGAVLPLSMTIEFFSNILIRPFTHAVRLFANMFAGHTLLLLFTIASWYLLNSFGIAYAGVSFVMVLVMTAFELFVQALQAYVFVLLTCTYIQGALAEHH; this is encoded by the coding sequence GTGAGTGCTGATCCGACGCAGGTGCTCGCCTTCGAGACCGACTGCCACATCTTCGCCGACTGTGGCTTCGCCGAGGTTTCCCCCGGCCTGCACTCGTTCTTGTTCCAGCCTCTCTGGGGCGACGGCGACAGCAATCTGTACTTCAACAAGACGATGCTTCTGGCGCTGCTCGGCTCGATCATCATCGTCGGCTTCTTCTGGGCCGCCTTCCGCAAGCCGCAGGTCGTCCCCGGCAAGCTCCAGATGGTCGCCGAGGCGGGATACGACTTCATCCGGCGCGGTGTCGTCTACGAGACCATCGGCAGGAAGGAAGGCGAGAAGTACGTCCCGCTCGTCGTCTCCCTGTTCTTCTTCATCTGGATGATGAACCTCTGGTCGATCGTTCCGGTCGCGCAGTTCCCGGTCACGGCGATCATCTCCTACCCCGCAGTCCTCGCGCTGATCGTGTACGTCACGTGGGTGGTCCTGACCTTCAAGCGACAGGGCTTCGTCGGCTTCTTCAAGAACGTCACGGGCTACGACAAGTCGCTCGGTGCGGTGCTGCCGCTGTCGATGACGATCGAGTTCTTCTCGAACATCCTGATCCGGCCCTTCACCCACGCCGTACGACTCTTCGCGAACATGTTCGCCGGTCACACGCTGCTGCTGCTCTTCACGATCGCCAGCTGGTACCTGCTGAACAGCTTCGGCATCGCCTACGCGGGTGTCTCGTTCGTGATGGTCCTCGTCATGACCGCCTTCGAGTTGTTCGTCCAGGCCCTGCAGGCCTATGTGTTCGTCCTGTTGACCTGCACCTACATTCAGGGCGCTCTCGCCGAGCACCACTGA
- a CDS encoding MraY family glycosyltransferase — translation MREYLLTLCITAAVTYLLTGPVRKFAIVAGAMPEIRARDVHREPTPRLGGIAMFFGLCAGLLVADHLTNLGEVFAESNEPRALLSGAALIWLIGVLDDKFEIDALIKLGGQMIAAGVMVMQGLTILWLPIPSVGIVALTQWQGTLLTVALVVITINAVNFVDGLDGLAAGMVCIASGAFFMYAYRLWYSYGIEAAAPATLFAAVLMGMCLGFLPHNMHPARIFMGDSGSMLIGLVLAAGAISVTGQVDPDVMGLYISERSTVYSMVPVYIPLLMPLTIIAIPAADLILAIVRRTWRGQSPFAADRGHLHHRLLEIGHSHSRAVLIMYFFSAVIAFGTLAYTVNAASMWIVLGIAALNAVGLFLLLLPRFTPRAPRWAERFVPPRYRRRKPGTEAAGAVAEWQPSLNGATALGERPLDEERKPAGARH, via the coding sequence GTGCGTGAATACCTGCTGACGCTCTGCATCACGGCCGCGGTGACGTACCTGTTGACAGGACCGGTACGGAAATTCGCGATCGTGGCCGGAGCCATGCCGGAGATCCGTGCGCGCGACGTCCACCGAGAGCCCACACCCCGCCTCGGCGGCATCGCGATGTTCTTCGGCCTGTGTGCCGGTCTGCTGGTCGCCGACCATCTGACCAACCTCGGCGAGGTCTTCGCCGAGTCCAACGAACCGCGCGCGCTGCTCTCCGGGGCCGCCCTGATCTGGCTCATCGGCGTTCTCGACGACAAGTTCGAGATCGACGCGCTGATCAAGCTGGGCGGGCAGATGATCGCCGCCGGCGTGATGGTCATGCAGGGTCTGACGATCCTGTGGCTGCCCATCCCGAGCGTCGGCATCGTCGCCCTGACCCAGTGGCAGGGCACGCTGCTCACGGTCGCCCTGGTCGTCATCACCATCAACGCGGTCAACTTCGTCGACGGCCTGGACGGGCTCGCGGCCGGCATGGTCTGCATCGCCTCCGGCGCGTTCTTCATGTACGCCTACCGCCTCTGGTACAGCTACGGCATCGAGGCGGCCGCCCCGGCCACGCTGTTCGCGGCGGTCCTGATGGGCATGTGCCTGGGCTTCCTGCCGCACAACATGCACCCCGCGCGGATCTTCATGGGCGACTCCGGCTCGATGCTGATCGGCCTGGTGCTGGCGGCCGGCGCGATCTCCGTCACGGGGCAGGTCGACCCGGACGTGATGGGCTTGTACATCTCGGAGCGCAGCACGGTCTACTCGATGGTGCCGGTCTACATCCCGCTGCTGATGCCGCTCACCATCATCGCGATCCCGGCGGCCGACCTGATCCTCGCCATCGTGCGCCGCACCTGGCGCGGCCAGTCGCCGTTCGCCGCCGACCGCGGCCATCTGCACCACCGGCTGCTGGAGATCGGGCACTCGCACAGCCGCGCGGTGCTGATCATGTACTTCTTCTCGGCGGTCATCGCCTTCGGCACCCTCGCGTACACCGTGAACGCCGCGTCCATGTGGATCGTGCTCGGCATCGCCGCGCTCAACGCGGTCGGCCTCTTCCTGCTCCTGCTGCCCCGGTTCACCCCGCGCGCTCCCCGTTGGGCCGAGCGCTTCGTCCCGCCCCGCTACCGCCGCCGCAAGCCGGGTACGGAGGCCGCCGGCGCGGTGGCCGAGTGGCAGCCGTCCCTGAACGGCGCGACGGCCCTCGGCGAGCGCCCGCTGGACGAGGAGCGCAAGCCTGCGGGGGCGCGGCACTGA
- a CDS encoding protein-tyrosine-phosphatase, with translation MTAPDAGRGIWNGEETGTFGLPRDTFRILHVSTGNVCRSPITERLTRHALADRLGDPLWGGLIVESAGTWGHEGAPMEANAEAVLADFGADASGFTGRELLDEHVIRADLVLTATRDHRAQVISMGHSAGLRTFTLKEFTRLVRAIDPATLPPLDEGMVARARALVRAAAALRGWLLAPTAEADEVYDPYGAPLPFFRSVGDEIHQALDPVVTALTGVAARA, from the coding sequence TTGACAGCCCCTGACGCGGGGCGTGGCATATGGAACGGGGAAGAGACGGGGACCTTCGGCCTCCCGCGTGACACTTTCCGGATCCTCCACGTCAGCACCGGGAACGTCTGCCGCTCGCCGATCACCGAGCGGCTGACCCGCCATGCCCTGGCGGACCGGCTCGGGGACCCGCTGTGGGGCGGGCTGATCGTCGAGAGCGCGGGGACCTGGGGGCACGAGGGCGCGCCCATGGAGGCGAACGCGGAGGCGGTCCTCGCGGACTTCGGCGCGGACGCCTCCGGCTTCACGGGGCGTGAGCTGCTGGACGAGCACGTCATCCGGGCCGACCTCGTCCTGACGGCCACGCGCGACCACCGGGCCCAGGTCATCTCCATGGGGCACTCGGCGGGGCTGCGGACCTTCACTCTGAAGGAGTTCACCCGCCTGGTGCGGGCGATAGATCCGGCCACGCTGCCGCCGCTGGACGAGGGCATGGTCGCGCGGGCGCGCGCACTGGTGCGCGCGGCGGCCGCTCTACGCGGGTGGCTACTGGCCCCGACGGCGGAGGCGGACGAGGTGTACGACCCGTACGGGGCGCCGCTGCCGTTTTTCCGCTCGGTGGGGGACGAGATACATCAGGCGCTGGATCCGGTGGTGACGGCGCTGACGGGGGTGGCGGCGAGGGCGTAG
- the glyA gene encoding serine hydroxymethyltransferase: protein MSVIPVLETDVLRRQDPELADILLGELDRQSTTLQLVAAENFTSPAVLATLGSALANKYAEGYPGARHHGGCEIVDVAERLAVERAKALFGADHANVQSHSGSSAVLAAYAALLRPGDTVLAMGLPFGGHLTHGSPANFSGRWFDFVGYGVDADSGLIDHEQVRALARTHRPKAIVCGSISYPRHIDYAFFREVADEVGAYLIADAAHPIGLVAGGAAPSPVPYADIVCATTHKVLRGPRGGMLLCGSGLAERVDRAVFPFTQGGAQMHTIAAKAVAFGEAATPAFTAYAHQVVANARVLAEGLAREGLAVVTGGTDTHLLTVDPAPLGVDGRTARGRLTAAGMILDCCALPHGHARGLRLGTAAMTTQGMGEAEMARVAVLFAQVLRDGGDGRRAREEVRDLAGRFPPYPR, encoded by the coding sequence ATGTCGGTCATCCCTGTCCTAGAGACCGATGTCCTGCGGCGGCAGGACCCCGAGCTGGCCGACATCCTCCTCGGTGAGCTGGACCGGCAGTCGACGACGCTCCAGCTCGTCGCCGCCGAGAACTTCACCTCGCCCGCGGTGCTGGCCACGCTGGGCTCGGCGCTCGCCAACAAGTACGCGGAGGGCTATCCGGGTGCCCGGCACCACGGCGGCTGCGAGATCGTCGACGTCGCCGAGCGGCTCGCCGTGGAGCGCGCCAAGGCCCTTTTCGGCGCCGACCACGCCAACGTCCAGTCCCACTCCGGGTCGTCGGCCGTTCTGGCCGCGTACGCCGCCCTGCTGCGCCCCGGTGACACCGTCCTGGCGATGGGCCTGCCCTTCGGCGGCCACCTCACGCACGGGTCGCCCGCCAACTTCTCCGGCCGCTGGTTCGACTTCGTCGGGTACGGCGTCGACGCGGACTCCGGGCTCATCGACCACGAACAGGTCCGCGCCCTCGCCCGTACGCACCGCCCGAAGGCCATCGTGTGCGGTTCCATCTCCTACCCCCGGCACATCGACTACGCGTTCTTCCGCGAGGTCGCCGACGAGGTGGGCGCGTATCTGATCGCCGACGCCGCCCACCCGATCGGGCTCGTCGCCGGGGGAGCGGCGCCCAGTCCGGTGCCGTACGCCGACATCGTCTGCGCCACCACCCACAAGGTGCTGCGCGGCCCGCGCGGCGGCATGCTGCTCTGCGGGAGCGGGCTGGCCGAGCGCGTCGACCGGGCCGTGTTCCCGTTCACCCAGGGCGGCGCGCAGATGCACACCATCGCCGCGAAGGCCGTCGCGTTCGGGGAGGCGGCAACACCGGCGTTCACCGCGTACGCCCATCAGGTGGTCGCCAACGCGCGGGTGCTGGCGGAGGGGCTGGCCCGGGAAGGGCTCGCCGTCGTCACCGGGGGCACCGACACCCACCTCCTCACCGTCGATCCCGCGCCACTCGGCGTCGACGGACGCACGGCACGGGGGCGCCTCACGGCCGCCGGGATGATCCTGGACTGCTGTGCCCTGCCGCACGGGCACGCCCGCGGGCTGCGTCTGGGCACGGCCGCAATGACCACGCAGGGCATGGGCGAGGCCGAGATGGCGCGGGTCGCCGTACTGTTCGCGCAGGTCCTGCGGGACGGCGGGGACGGCAGGCGGGCGCGTGAAGAAGTGCGGGACCTGGCCGGAAGATTTCCGCCGTATCCGCGCTGA
- a CDS encoding F0F1 ATP synthase subunit B — MSQLLIAAGDGENPLIPPIPELVIGLLAFVIVFGLLAKKLLPNINKVLEERREAIEGGIEKAEIAQTEAQSVLEQYKAQLAEARHEAARLRQEAQEQGATLIAEMRAEGQRQREEIIAAGHAQLDADRKAASQALRQDVGKLATDLAGKLVGESLEDHARQSRVIDRFLDDLEEKAEAAR, encoded by the coding sequence ATGAGCCAGCTGCTTATCGCAGCCGGGGATGGAGAGAACCCTCTCATCCCGCCGATTCCTGAGCTCGTCATCGGCCTGCTCGCCTTCGTCATCGTCTTCGGCCTCCTCGCCAAGAAGCTCCTCCCGAACATCAACAAGGTTCTGGAAGAGCGCCGCGAGGCCATCGAGGGCGGTATCGAGAAGGCCGAGATCGCTCAGACCGAGGCCCAGAGCGTGCTTGAGCAGTACAAGGCTCAGCTCGCCGAGGCCCGGCACGAGGCCGCGCGGCTGCGCCAGGAGGCGCAGGAGCAGGGCGCCACGCTCATCGCCGAGATGCGCGCCGAAGGCCAGCGGCAGCGTGAGGAGATCATCGCCGCCGGTCACGCGCAGCTCGACGCCGACCGCAAGGCCGCCTCGCAGGCGCTGCGCCAGGACGTCGGCAAGCTCGCCACCGACCTGGCCGGCAAGCTCGTCGGTGAGTCCCTCGAGGACCACGCCCGGCAGAGCCGCGTCATCGACCGCTTCCTCGACGACCTCGAGGAGAAGGCCGAGGCCGCGCGATGA
- the atpE gene encoding ATP synthase F0 subunit C, with translation MSTTLAAVEGSLGSIGYGLAAIGPGVGVGIIFGNGTQALARQPEAAGLIRANQILGFAFCEALALIGLVMPFVYGY, from the coding sequence ATGTCCACGACCCTTGCTGCCGTCGAAGGTTCCCTCGGTTCGATCGGTTACGGCCTTGCCGCCATCGGCCCCGGCGTCGGCGTCGGCATCATCTTCGGCAACGGCACCCAGGCTCTCGCCCGCCAGCCCGAGGCGGCCGGCCTGATCCGCGCCAACCAGATCCTGGGCTTCGCCTTCTGTGAGGCGCTCGCCCTGATCGGTCTGGTCATGCCGTTCGTCTACGGCTACTGA